The genome window AAAAATGTGAGAACCGTAAGTAATAACTGGCGAACAACTCAGTTGATCTCTATATCCCAATTTATACATTATAAAAAACAAGGGCAAAATTATATACTAGAAACAACAAAAAGGCCAAAATGATATACTGCTACAAGCACCATAAGAGTTCATACTTGATATGAACAACAGTGATAAAAATAATTACAATATTGCTAAGAAATAAACATTGTTGCAAACTGTAAAGTGTGAatttaattctctttccttttaattttcaagTGCATTGCTACCCCAGCACATGCTACAAACAACAATATGGAACTCCTTGTCACTCTGCATTTCTACACAAGCTAATATAACTTCTAAACCTGTGAAACAAGCCAGTGAAATGACAACTTCCGTGTGACCGAGGCTCTGCACGCCAGCCtgatttctttaatttctcttgaTTCCCAGCATCACTGCAGTCCCAGTCTCAATAAACAATAATATTAACTCCAAAACACTCTGATAATACTGAAGATACCTCCTGTATATATGAGCTCATACTGTTGTTATTTATCAAGCGAAGTTCATTTTGATATCTAGTTTGGATCATGCAGATGTTTCTTAGCTTTTTTGAAcagattttatatattttacatcaCTATAATGCATATTTAGAGTGAGagctcttttgtttcttctagTTTAATTTCCCCTTTTGCTGCTTATAGTATGTGTCGGGATAGCAGTGATGCTGGTCCAAACACATTTTGTAGTAAATTACTTTAACTTGATCAACAATGAAAAATAGTTGTCCATAGAACTATTATAGCTCAGAAAAATTTGCATTTCTTATTGTTTCTCCAGATTACCCATAAATAATATGCAAACCAAATTGAAGATTAATTAATCTTCACCCTGAAAAGGGCAATAATTATCGCATTAACAAATCCAAGTTCAGTCTATgaacaaaaaaagtaaatggagacCAGTCACAGGGCTACCTTATGATGTATCAAAATCATGCAGGCTACACCACATTTATACAGGGTTATTAGGAGGATGAAGTGCACAGTTTTTGTAACAAAACATGGGTCTGCGGACAGATCGTAGTCCCTCGATAGGGAGGTAATGTGTTGTGAAGTAATTTCGGTGATGCCCCCTACCTGTTGCTCTCAGTTACAGGTGAGCGACGGTGACTCACCCCCGGGACACCTACCTGAGCGTTGGGCCCCAGTACTCGTCAATGGCTTCAATCTCACGAAGAAGTAGTTCATGTCTTAAGGTTATAGGGTCCTCTTCTGTCGCCTCCTGACCCTTCGAGGACAATTCCGAGAGCTCCTCCCTCGCTGTCACCTCCATAACAAACACCTATGCTCATTTGTTACAGGTACAGCCTCCAGGTGGGCCCACTGTTGCCAGTTCAGCATACTTTCCTTTAATATTTGCAACAAACAATAAATATCATGTGAAGACACTCGTATGATTACTTATGTACCTATAAACCCTTCACTTGATAATAAATACACCTAAGTTTAATATTTTTCCGtgtgtgtaatctctctctctctctctctctctctctctctctctctctctctctctctctctctctctctctctctctctctcttgatcttaTAGGCCTACCTGATCTTTTTGGCCCGCTAAGAAATAATGCACCTTCATTGGGAAACATTAATATTTGTCTCTTCAAAAGTAGGCTTTCTACATATTTATGAGACTTAATTGGTACAGTCCTAATAATAATTTTGTTGGCCGTCACAAGAAGGCTATACCTTATCCTGAATGTCAATTATAATTACTTCAAGATTTCACACGCGTGTCAAAATATCAGCTGTTATCTCCAAACCTACTGAGTACTGTTACCACAACCCACAGTGCCCTTACCCCTGAGTCCTGTTGCACACAAAGTACTTCCTGATAGGGCAACCAGGGGATTAATTACCTCCTGAGAGATTAGACTTAATTAATTACGCTTCCAGATTTTTTTGGTAGCACTTTAAATTCCACGTGAGTCTTGTTCTGGAATATGGATATTGTGTATGGAAAACGGACCATCATGTGAAGTTATTGTGCAGCACAGATATATCAGATACGGGTGCACCCCATATCCTGCAGTCAACGCACAAAATAATATTAGCCTATGTCGAGGGCAGGCTTCCATTACCAAAcagagagagagcagggacagCATATACGCCCATCAGTGTTGTATGAGGAAAAGGCACTGAAGATTTAAAGTATATAGTGAAAGCTATTTTTTTTAATGAGTCGTTATGTTGTATGCTTGGCAACAGTGAGATTACTGAGCTGCGCCAAGAGGGCGTAACATGAAAGCACGGAAAATGCAAGCAAGTCTTCCTCTCCGGATATGACTAATTCATTAGTATCATTACTTATTTTTCTGTGTGATTATAACAAGGAattgtgagggagagggagataaagttgGTGGGAGAGTATGAGGCTTGTAAcatatatgaaggaggaggacggtgTATATGAGTAGCGTATACAAGGGTGTATATAAGTGAGTATAGAGGCAGGTATTTCCAAACGAGGGAACACAAACATGAAATAACAGATTGATTGATGCACGGCTCACCAGAGGACGAcgttgactagtgtaaccgtacGTAGCTTTAGGAACTGTAGTGGAGGCAAAAATGAGGAACAGAGAGATTAAtcaagaagggggagaagagaaggaagggaagaaggaataaaggagggaagggcagtgtgtgtgttgggggaggacgGAAGATAGTACAGGTAGGTATTCATGCAGGGGAGGTGAAATATATTGCGTAAAGTGAGTAGGGTAAGGAAATGCGAGGAGGGGATAGtgaaggaaacggagaaaaagagggaggtagaggaagagagagaatatatttatctatgtatggaggaaaggaaaaagaaaaggagagaaaattaagcaAAAAACTGGAAGGGAACAGGAGTTTGCAAAGCGACTGAGGTAAAGTACACTattgtggggaaggaggaggaggaggaagagatgaaaataatcCAAAATATACAAAACTCGTTACTGCGGTTGCATGAGCTGCCGACTTTACCTCCTCTAGGGCGTATAGAGACAAGGCAAGTTCTGGCGGGAGGTTATCATCATGACAACTCCACTAGCCTTCACCTATTGTACTTCACCTTGGCCGTCACCCACCCAAGACCCTCGACTTCACCCTCTCAAACCCACCCTTTTCccactttcctcttcatttttacgAAAACACAGGAAAACCAATATTAACTGACCAaatcttacacacacaaacataaatttgtaacaataaatgtaaaaatacgaAAAACAAGCATAATATAagtgaaggatggagaaggatggTTCTTGCAAACTTTTTGTAAGCTTCATAGAGAACATACTATTTTTCTTTCGTCGCATCACTTAGTAATACCAGATATAAGATGAATTTTCATTTGTTCTGGTGTGTCAAGGTAAAAGGTAAAATTACGTCGAGTCAAAAAAACGCCACATAAGCCGAAACGTCGAACGCAATTttggcatttgtttactcaagtcagactcgccgctctcgACTCACCCCCATATCTGTGTGTCAGCAAGCAATCACAGAGAATAAAGCGAAACTTTAAGCAAAAGTTTGCTAAGGAAGCATCTCAGAAACcataggaaaaaaagtgaagtgtGTGATTGGGGCACAGCGAAAAGAATGAAGCAGCTGAGACAAActcagccaatcatcgtccaggatgagatgccgtgaacatttctatttatatttttattcatcgacaattcattttattttattgaagtagtttataacaaaaaaaaaacatcgagaggtcctaataaagctcatttcaaaatttggttctttcTTCTTTGCGAGTTTATTAATTTCAAGACCTTCCCCTAGCACAAATAGGCCTATATATGCGTCCCGGTCACCAAGTCTCACAGCTACTCAGAGGGATTACTTAACAAATATTCAAGAGAGGTCATGCATTCACATTCTTGGCAGCTCCTATATACACGTCCTACAGAAAGGCTTGGGAAATGCCATGCCTCCCTAACCTCGCCGTAGAAGATGCTGTGGTTTTCGTGAACTTTTTCGTGATCCTATAGTGATGATTAACACAAGACTTCAGCATCTTAAAAGGAaaaatcaccaaaaaaaaaaccggataatcttctctgtggccttcggaaatagtcgtaatgggaaccaGATACTGTTACGAATATGGACCTTGGATCGACGTGAACATCGATCGCCACCGTGACCATGCCTGCCCGTCGCCTCCTGCCTGCTCCCCGCACTGACCGATATCATGAACGAGTTACGTTAGCCATTCCCTTCCCAGCTGAGCGAGGACTGACATACCTACACAATATGATTTCCTTTGCGTTGATAAATTGAatattattttcacacacacatatacccacggcccggtagctcagtggttaaagcgtctgcctcacaactcagaaggaccggggttcgattccccgaccgggtgaaaATAGTAAGTTGGGtttttcttctttcacgtgtagcccctgttcacctagcagtgagtaggtacgcgacgtaaggcgaggagttgtgacctcgttgtcgcggtgtgttgtgtgagtggtctctgtcctccccaaagatcggtctcagagctctgagctccttccgtaggggaatggctggctgtctcgagagagacccgcagcagaccaagaggtgaattacacactcacacacacacacacaggagactgCATGGTAATGATGATTAAGGTAATGATGAAGCCGGGGGTATAGGTACACGCTATATTATAGCTGAGCATAATGAGAAGAGGAGACACATGTGGGGAAACGTGTAATGGCGATGGAATTAggcagaagaaggagaggaaaaccaaAGCGAAGGGGGAAGGATTTcataaggaaggtgaaggagagctGTCAGAAACATCGATCCCATAATAGGGAAAAGATGTTCAGATACGGGATGGGTATATATATAGGGACCATTTTGCCAGTGGCACAGagttatataactctgtggtcagTGGTTTAGTGGATTAGCGCTCAAATCCCACTGCTAGGCTAAGGGTAGCTATCTATAGAATCGCGGCGTGCTGAGGctgaaaataaattataaatcACAGCTGACAGGAGAATTTACTGCATGGCCCAAATGTGAGTAGGCTGATTAAAAATGATACCCATACACATACACCCGAACCCAGACCCAGAACTATTCATACCTTGCATCCATTGTAGGCTCTGCTCTCTTCAAGACGTACCCAACACAGAAGTAAACACCGGCCGTTTGCACGCACCCTAAAGGCCTCGgttccatggcctaaccagcacCAAAAAGCACTGAAAAGAAGTGTGAACAAGCAAGGAGGGCCacaaagaagcgatacaaagcgaacaggtcaaaagaaggaggaggcagcaaTGATTCGTACCTTTCTGTCGGTAAGACTGGAAATTTTCTAAAATGCCCCCTAATACCACGCCCTTTGGGGCCATTAGGGGCTTCAAATAAATTAtattcctgaggaggaatttacataactgcacacctgacattaaacacatagcttatgacacacttgtgagaccaacactggaatactgctccacggtgtgggatccttacacacacagaaacattgataggttagaacaaatcaacaccaaggcggctataGGTTCATTACAATTACACTCGaatgcctggcatcacaacacttatcaaacaacagataagcatggaacctcttcacatacacagacaagcacacagacttacacttatgtacaagatcacaaacactcacattgacattgacccacaaacatacctacacaacgcaaacagtcaacgtactcgtgacgcacacatccataaataccaaacatatcacactaacactgatgcatacaagcactcatactttccacgcaccatacgtgactggagcagcctccctcaacagattttagactgtggtacaatagactcattcagaaaacaaatacatactcacttgtcaccacaacactaacaattacacttgattcacttccctcccctgcacactcggctaccCCGTCCCCCAGGCAGCCAACACAAATaggcgtgttatgcacctattcaggtgccctgcgcattataatccagatccagatcaaaGATAGATGGGTAACTGGGTATGGTAAAATATTACTCCAGAATTATACCCAACTCACtcttatagtgtttttttttgtgtgtgtgtgtacatagaaCATACCATTCATTGCTCTGATATCCATGTTCATCACAAATGACGTTTCTAAAATCTGAACAGTTGATTAAATGACGATAAGGCACTATTATAATGTGAAAATATTATAGCGAAAATGTTTACTATCTTGTGGCAATGTTTAAATTTTAATAGCAGTAAGCTAATATCTGAAGTAACAGTAGGTTATTATTTAGCTGTCTAAATTATTATCTGTAAGGTCAGGTTACCTCACATGGATATCTGATAGTTAAGAGACTGCTGCATGGTAGAGCATAGGTTCAGTGGCGGTCTGATCTGCCGTTTGAGAGGTGAAATTCACACTCTCCACTTTTTATAATCTGCTGAGTATGAATACAACTCAAAACTTATTAGGTATGTTCAACAAGTCAGAGGTGCAatagtaatgattttttttctctttcagaaCTCCCATTTGAGTACAGCAAAATGCAGAACACTTGGAGCAGCCTCCAGGAGTCTCCATACAACACCCACAGCAAGGAAGGCACAAGCAGGCCGGTACAGGGTTACAAGAGATAGGTCGAGGCCTCTGACCTATGAAATGGCAAATCAGCCCTTTATGATTGCACATCGGAAGTCATGGAATAGTTGGAATACAAGTAAGTTTTCACATACAATTTTTTAAAATCTGACAAGGATCCTTTTCTTATTCTGTCTTGTTATGTCACATTATATTGCCTAGTACTTAGCTAGTTAAAGTTTCAAATGGAAAATAGATAGATTTATGGGCGGTGTGAGATGGTGAATTTTCAGGCTTCTTGTAGTCCTACGAATTTTTGACTCCTAGAAGAAATGACAAAAATCAAAGTGGCTAATATGTTATAACCTTGAATGTTGAGTAATGTGAATGTCTCAAAAGATTTGTATTAAGTTTTTGAAAAATCACTACTAGATGGTCACCTTAAATCCTTATGTATCTTTGTATACTTTACCCACctatttaaccctttccatccgtgatgcagacattggcgtcacagtatggaaagggtcaagaggaaatgaaagaggattaatcctcttctaaacctctcaatcctcctctaaatttctcttaatcctcttccatttccttttaagaggtttagaagaggaataCCCCTTACGCCGTCGGACACCGACGttggcgtcgccggagtgaacgGGGTTAAGGCTCTTTGGTCATATTCCTTCTGGGGAGCATCTGAGCCTAGGGTGGTCTCTCACCTCAGAAaagtttacttttcctcttcatacAATCTGAAATCTCAAGCAACCATTTTATAGTACCAGATTATTTGAAAAAGAATGTAATTTTCACAGTGCACGTATATATGCATCTACATTTATATGATGGTATGGAAACTCTTGCAGTAAAACTTTGAAGCAATGAAAGGTAGAAATCAGATGCCTTATGCTaaaattcattctctctctctctctctctctctctctctctctctctctctctctctctctctctctctctctctctctctctctctctctctctctctctctctctctctctctctctctctctctctctctctctctctctctctctctctctctctctctctctctctctctctctctctctctctctctctctctctctctctctctctctctctctctctctctctctctctctctctctctctctctctctctctctctctctctctctctctctctctctctctctctctctctctctctctctctctctctctctctctctctctctctctctctctctctctctctctctctctctctctctctctctctctctctctctctctctctctctctctctctctctctctctctctctctctctctctctctctctctctctctctctctctctctctctctctctctctctctctctctctctctctctctctctctctctctctctctctctctctctctctctctctctctctctctctctctctctctctctctctctctctctctctctctctctctctctctctctctctctctctctctctctctctctctctctctctctctctctctctctctctctctctctctctctctctctctctctctctctctctctctctctctctctctctctctctctctctctctctctctctctctctctctctctctctctctctctctctctctctctctctctctctctctctctctctctctctctctctctctctctctctctctctctctctctctctcgtatagttTAGTGCAACTATAGGAAAATATCTTACATAATACTGTGGTTACTGAATTTCAATTATTGTCGACAGCAAGTTTGTACGAGGGAATGCGAGAACCAGAAACTGTCGTGGAGGACATCTTTATCCGCAAATTCATGACTGGGACATGGCATAATCTGTTTGTTTCAGAGGTAAGTGGATTGCAACCATGCATGCATGCttattttgtaatgaaatattccTGTTGTTCATcatacccacaccaacaccaaaactctaATACAGCTTCCTGTTCACATGCACAGAAAAATTTGCATCCCTGTAAAAGAGATCTGATCCCTTCAGTTACTGCCTTCCTTAACCGTATGCCCTGAAGACATCCCATAAACTTTGTCTTTGAATCCTGTCAAAGGAGGCATATATATACAtaccgtgtatatatatatatatatatatatatatatatatatatatatatatatatatatatatatatatatatatatatatatatatatatatatataaactcatAATTATAGCATGATTTCATGGTCATTTTTTCTCAGCAGttaccttatctatctatctatctatctatatatctatatctatctatctatatctatatatctatatatatctatatatatatatatatatatatatatatatatatatatatatatatatatatatatatatatataactattttgttttttattccagGTAATTATCAAGAGGCAACACAACATGGTCAGAATTGCAGGGATTATCCAGCATAAAATATCTCCCCAGAAAATGTATTTCCTCATTGGTTATTGTGAGGAGCTTCTGTCATATTGGCTTAAATGTCCTGTAAAGTTAGAGCTACAATCAGTACCTAACAAAGAAGATGTaatttacaaatatatataatacagtttttcatgatggtaaaATTAATCATTGTACATGTTGATCAATATAATGTGTAATTTagctttttactttatttcacaTCCATGAAGAAGAATTAGACTGTATTTCAGCAAGGTTTGAAATGTATGCACAAAAAATATCTGCAATAGGAAAATGAGGTGCACACAGGTTAATGGTAATATGGAGAAAGGGGATAAATCACTACATAAAACTAGGGGGACTTAAGAGGTTTTAAATCAGAAAACAAGTTGTTGTGATTTACTTAATGGGTTTTGCTTCCATCAGAACATCAGAAGGCCTGCAGGTATAGTAGTTtgaccgactggttaaggagtgggtctcccgtctcgctggtcgtgggttcgatccccggcgccggcaaaacctttccttgtctggattaatttctcgtgtgtttcgttacacccagaggtcgtgtgggagtgtagtaaaaagTAAATTCAGGGCACTACATAAAAACACATGTTTGTACCTTATATTGGTCTTAGGGGTGAAGTGTTTCTCTAGAGCTGCTTGTACCTCCTCGTAGGTCATCAGTGCATGGTGGTGGCAGTGTGCTGAATAGAAGGGATGGATGAAAAGATGGGAATATGAGGAGGCACAATAACAAACGacgaaacaagaaataaagaagttAGAGCATGGGACACAAAAATGtggaaacaagaaaaagcaaCCCTGAGACTATATACAAcctggagagaagagatgggaggacaagaggaagtgTACGACAACAGTGAAGCATCAGCGCCATCCTCTTCAACTGCAGAACAAATAACATGAGGCTGAGAGATAGGAAAAgattgactgatagtttattgttgcaggcaaacaacaagggagaagggaggaacatgccatcccaacccccaggcagggcagaatgtgattatacaactagtaatacatgtggAGGCAGCacgtaccatgaaactaaaaagatacaatggtaggaatgaat of Eriocheir sinensis breed Jianghai 21 chromosome 66, ASM2467909v1, whole genome shotgun sequence contains these proteins:
- the LOC126987723 gene encoding 28S ribosomal protein S24, mitochondrial-like; translated protein: MIRTFLSNSHLSTAKCRTLGAASRSLHTTPTARKAQAGRYRVTRDRSRPLTYEMANQPFMIAHRKSWNSWNTTSLYEGMREPETVVEDIFIRKFMTGTWHNLFVSEVIIKRQHNMVRIAGIIQHKISPQKMYFLIGYCEELLSYWLKCPVKLELQSVPNKEDVIYKYI